A genome region from Deltaproteobacteria bacterium includes the following:
- a CDS encoding iron ABC transporter permease, protein MVYGYHRMVGHGGRFATITGKGYRPRLIALGKWRYPAFGAFVLYFTLTIALPTLILLWRSLVRFYVMPSWSALAQVTLKNYWEVFAEDQIMRALINTLIVGVTTATLTMFLCLIVGWVIVRSKFKGRALLDGLPFLPHAIPGVTIGIALIFLYLNPPLNALPLYGTIWIIVLGLTVGYTTFGSRAMNGAIAQIHSELEEAGKTSGASWGTIMRRIILPLLLPAFVSGWIWIAAHSLRSFSVPLILSSRDSLVLSVVMWDLWNNGRAGATAALGVLLIVALALLTISGRWLVGRLHRQQ, encoded by the coding sequence TTGGTCTACGGCTATCACCGCATGGTCGGCCACGGCGGGCGCTTCGCGACGATCACCGGCAAGGGTTATCGACCGCGCCTGATCGCTTTGGGTAAGTGGCGCTACCCGGCGTTCGGCGCCTTTGTGCTTTACTTCACGCTCACCATCGCCTTGCCGACGCTGATCCTTTTGTGGCGATCTCTCGTGCGTTTTTACGTCATGCCTTCATGGTCGGCATTAGCGCAAGTGACGTTAAAAAATTACTGGGAGGTCTTCGCCGAGGATCAGATCATGAGGGCTCTCATCAACACGCTGATCGTCGGCGTGACGACGGCGACCTTGACCATGTTTCTGTGCTTGATCGTCGGCTGGGTGATTGTCAGGAGTAAGTTCAAAGGCCGCGCTCTGCTCGACGGCCTACCCTTCCTGCCCCATGCGATCCCCGGCGTGACCATCGGCATCGCGCTGATCTTTCTCTATTTGAATCCGCCGCTAAATGCGCTGCCGCTTTACGGCACCATCTGGATCATCGTGCTGGGCTTAACCGTGGGATATACGACATTCGGCAGCCGGGCCATGAACGGCGCCATCGCGCAAATCCACAGTGAACTTGAGGAAGCCGGGAAAACTTCCGGAGCCTCCTGGGGCACGATCATGCGCCGCATCATCCTGCCACTACTCTTGCCCGCTTTCGTCAGCGGCTGGATCTGGATCGCTGCTCACTCACTCCGGTCGTTCTCCGTGCCGCTGATCTTATCGAGCAGGGACAGTCTAGTGCTCTCGGTGGTGATGTGGGACCTGTGGAATAACGGCCGCGCCGGGGCAACCGCCGCGCTGGGCGTTTTACTCATCGTCGCATTGGCGCTATTAACGATTAGTGGTCGCTGGCTGGTCGGCCGTCTACACCGCCAACAGTAG
- a CDS encoding ABC transporter permease subunit, whose product MLALFGVELSEGPLNIYSLWGMIFLEGIRGVTTVFLIVVGAFRAMDPSLEEAARVSGASNRTSFFRIFIPLLTPTLLAAGMYSFMTHLEALEIPIIIGFPSRIYVFPTYIYFVAQRFMPPQ is encoded by the coding sequence TTGCTCGCGCTTTTCGGCGTCGAACTCAGCGAAGGTCCGCTGAATATTTACAGCCTATGGGGCATGATATTCTTGGAAGGGATCAGAGGCGTGACGACGGTATTTCTGATCGTGGTCGGCGCCTTCCGCGCCATGGACCCGAGCCTCGAGGAAGCGGCGCGAGTCTCCGGCGCGTCCAACCGAACCAGCTTCTTTCGCATCTTTATCCCGCTGCTCACACCCACGCTCTTAGCGGCCGGCATGTATAGTTTCATGACCCACTTGGAAGCGCTGGAGATTCCCATCATCATCGGCTTTCCGTCGCGGATTTACGTATTCCCAACCTACATCTATTTTGTCGCGCAGCGTTTCATGCCGCCCCAGTAA